Within the Dechloromonas denitrificans genome, the region CTGGTTCGCGACATCATGAGCGAGCGCGTCGCCTACGTCACCCCAGGCACGACGCTCGACGAATGCATGGCATTGATGACGGAAAAGCGCTTCCGTCACCTGCCGGTACTCAATGAAGATGGTAGCGTTGTCGGCATCATCTCGATTGGCGACCTGGTCAAGGAAACGATCAGCACGCAACAATTCCTGATTACCGAACTGGAACGCTACATTACCGGCTGAG harbors:
- a CDS encoding CBS domain-containing protein — encoded protein: MKTLKQMLADKHRPLAVVAPSDSVFHALNIMAQHDVGALLVLEGEQLVGIFSERDYARKIILQGKTSKETLVRDIMSERVAYVTPGTTLDECMALMTEKRFRHLPVLNEDGSVVGIISIGDLVKETISTQQFLITELERYITG